AAGCAAGGAGCTGGGAAGGCTCCTTTGGAGCACTTCTCTAGGAGCTCAGAGGAGACAGCATCAGTCTtgtccttctccccaccccacacCTCCCACAATGCCGGGCATCTTGTACCACTTCCAACCCTCGCTCCTTCCCCAGAGATGCCTTGACCATGCCTAGTTCAGTAACGCTGACTCCACTCACCCGTCTTCTTCAGCTTCTCTTTTGGCTTGTCCTCACCTTCGCTGTGGCACAGAAATCAGCGTCAGCTCCCGAAAAGCCTGTCCCCCTGACAGCCCATGCGGCAAAGCTCTGGTCTCCCTGGCGAGGGGAGCACCTTCATTTGAAAGACCCCCTGCTCCCATGCCACTGTCCCCGGGGCCAGAAAGGTGGCTAAGAGACTGTGACGTCCATCCCAGTCGGACCCAGTTCAGAGATTATGCAGAAGACCACAAAGCAACAGCACTGTCTCCTGGAACCACACACCTCCATGCCCAAGGGACACGGGACTCCCAGACCATGAGATGCCCAATGACCAAAGTATGACGCATGGGACTAGGCTAGAGACCGTCTTCCCATGGCCATGATAACCCCTGGCTCATAGTGATCCTACACCCAGGAGGTTTCTGGCTTGGTCACGTTACGAGTGCCTGCCTCAGCCCACCATGCCCACCCAAGGAGCGGTACCCACTCGCTCTTTTTGGTGGTAGGACCCTTCAGTTTGGTCTCCAGGCCCCCAAAGAAGCCCTTGACGTTCTCCGTCTTGGCCGATGTGTTTTTCAGCAGTCGCTCCGCAATGTCCTTCTTCTCTGCCAGCCAGCTGTTCGCCGACTTCAGGTACGAGTCGATGCTGCCCATGGGCTTCTCCTTGGCCTCCAAGGGCAGCGCGTGGGTCTTGCCTGTGGGCAAGGTGGCAGGAGCTCAGCTGGCCCCATGGTCCTGGGTGCTGCCAGCTCCTGGGAGACCTGCTCCCAGCTACAAGACGCACCGTGGAGACCAGGAGCCAGACAGAAATGGCCCAGACCGCATCCCAATTCCTGTAGGTCTTTATTCTCCCCCCATTTTGGACAGAAATCCAGCCCCCCGTGGAGGAGTGACCACCACACACCAAGCAACGAACCAAGGTGCTTCTGGGCTGGGGGTTTCACATCACATCCCCAGGGTTGGGGAACATCTGGGGATCACCACATACAAACATCCCTGGCTAGAAGCCATGATAAACCAGCATCAGGGTGAGGTACCACGCCAGCGAGGGTCCCCGGCAGGTTTGCACAGCTTCTGTGCCATGGAGGCTCTTTTCTGCTCAATATCGGAGTCAGCCAGAGCAAGCTTGGGTACCCATCCATCACCCTTCCCATGCATAGGACACACTTCACCACCGGTCTCCAGCACAAGCAAAGCCCGAGGGTGCAGGCATCTCTTACCCACGTAGTAGTAGGTGAAACACATGGTCATGAGGTTCTTGGCAGGGCTGAAGTCATCCATCTGGTGACACCTGACACGGAGGGAGGATTCGGTGAAGACGCCCATCGATGGCAACCCAAGCAGCCTCGTGGTTGCTGCCCCTCCTCGAGCCATGGCTCTGATCTCAGGGGCTTTCGGTGGTTGCAACAAAGCCCCAAACCCCCCGCCCCCGACTTACTCAAACAGCACGAGGGCGAACGACTGCATCAGGCGGTAGAAGGTCTGCTCCGAGACGCACTTGGAGTTGCAGCGCTGCAGGCACAAAGCCCAGGGGTCAGCACCAGCTGCCTGCCGCAAGCAGCAAGGGCAACCTcagcccccaccccgggaccccccaccgcAGGGAGGTGGGCAGAGACCACAGGCGGTCGGGCCTCCCTCTCGGAGGCAGCGGTTTGCCTCTCTGAATTGTTTTTCTGGGGAATAGGACGTTTCTGAGTGCTGATGggacttcattttaaataaaacaggtgACTTCTCTCCCACATTGCAACAAGCACGTACTTAACTGCCTCGAGATGCATTTATTCACTTCTGTATCTCCCTCTGCTGAAGTTCCTCCCTTTCCCCGAGTTCCCGCCCTCCAAAAATATCGCTTTGGGCCGTTGCTAAATTCCCCTGGCCTGAgcctcctgcccaggctgctccAAAGCCCCAGTACAGCATCGCTGCTCCTTCGCCCATCCCTCCCCTTACCTGGGCGCTCACGTATCTCGCGAACCATTCCCTGCCCTTCCCGTTCTCGCCGCTGCAGAGCTCACCAAACCTGGCCTTCTCTTCTTGGTCCAAATCCtctctgaaatgggaaaaaaagaaaaaaaaacaccgttAAAGTTGAGGATGTGGCCAGCATCCCCTATCCAGCCAGCACGGCTCAGCTCCCCCACGTCATCCCTCTTGGCGGCAGCATCCTGGTGCTGCGACgctgggaggaaggcagaggaagaggggaaggggagcatcCATTTTGTTATCCTCCGGCTCACGCTGCTCTTTTGTTCCTCCCTGGCAGGGGGGAAACCAAAggcagaaggagaagggaagagccaAGGACAGCCCGAGCAGAAGCTGAGCTCCAGAGACAGGCACTCTGCCCCAGAGCAAAAACAACCCCTGTTGCTGCTCATCACGCTCGGGTTGCTCAATCCTGCTTGACACGCTGAGCCGCAGCGTTACGGAGACCACAGCGATGGGAGCTGGGAgggatgcagggctggggggcaagccgggggctgccgtggggccccGGGGCACGCACGAGCTGCTGACATTTCtacaagcagcagcagagatgcccagcgggggagaggagctggagacCCCCGCCGTGGCAAGACCCCAGCatgggaaaggggagagagaagaggggagggaaattGGGATGAAAGATGAGCTGGAACGTGCCCAAGAGAGGGGTGCAAGTCAGAGCCCGCATCCCCCCCTTGGCTCCAATGCCGCGTTACGGCGGGGAGCAACAAGCTGCGTTAGCCCAGCACGGGGAAGGACACAAACCGATGTTCCCGGAGAGGGAAAGCAGCCAGATCCCATCCCGCGGGATGTCCCCAGGCGGCGCGGACCGGccctgctcgctcaccctccggTGAAGATCTTTTCCACGTAGTGCCGCATGAACTCCCGGCGCTCGGCCGCCGCCTCGTCCCGGGCCGACTCGGTGCTCTGGCTGGAGGAGAAGGACTCGTTGGAGGAGGAGCGGCGGTAGCCGCCCCAGTGCCTGGGGGAGTCGCCCATGTCGTTCTCGCTGTCCGCCGACTCGGTGGCATCGCTCTCCTCCCCGGCCgcgtcccccacatcccccaggTGCCCGTTGCCGCTGGGGACAGCGGGAGGAGAGGGCTCCGAGGGGATGCAGGCGGGCGTTTCGGCATCAAAGTCAATGAGGTTCCCTACGGGCACATCCAGGGGGGCCTCCATGGCTCTCCAGGGGGGATGTGGTGGTGTCGGGGGGACTTGGTCCTTGTCCTTTCACCCCTCACTGGGTCGTCGAGGCCATCGCCCACAGGGTGCCTGGGGGGACGGGCTGGCTAAGGCAGGCAGGCCCTTCTGTGGGGCACCAGGTTACCGCAGGACATCTGAAAGACAGGGGGAGGACAAGAGTGAGGAGAGGACCCCGGGGAACGGCCACCATGGaccttgggagaggagaccacaGGCCACCACCTACGATGTCCCCAGGATGCCCATCAGCAGCCGGGAGGGACAGGACAGGGGCGCacggggcaggcagagctggctgctctCCATCAGCCACGCGAATAAGCAAAACCATGCAGTGCTCGTGTGCTTTCTGCACCGTTCAAGTGGGATTTTCATCCTTTAGGCCAGAAAAGAGGCAATTTGAGCCCAAGCTCCATATGCCACATTTGGGATGTGACATCTCACAGCCTGACGGGCAAAACTGGGCTGGCATGAGCCAGCAGCTGGCAAACACACTGGTGATTTTCCAAGACAGGCCCAGAGAAgcatcctcctctccccttccctcctctctgctcACGGGTCTGCCTGACCCCCTTTGGAAATGGGACCATTTCCAGGGTGGAGCATCCCAGTGTTAAACATGCAGTGACTTGGTTAAACTGGGAATGGAAAGGGGATGCTGAACGCAACTGAAACCGTAAGGGGATGCGGATGTAGGGATCCAGACTGCAATTAGATTCATTAGTTTTGGCGCCCAACCCAGATTGCAAAAGCCCTGCAAAGCAGGTACGGCAGCCGGAGGCACCTCTGCTCTCCGGAGAGCGCGGGGAGCACCGGCCGGCGAGGGACTGCGATGCTCCGCGATACCGGCTGGCAATGGACCGCGATGCTCTGCGATACTGGCCGGCGATGGACCGCGATGCTCCGGCGCACGCGCATCCCGGGGGGTAccgcagcagctgctgtgcagcaaaAGGGGTGAAGAAGGGGCTGCCCTGAAGCTGCCTCTTCGTCAGAGAGTCCCTCGTGTCCTGGGCGAGCGTGTGTCTGCCCCGGGGAAGCGATGCCTTCCGAGAAGCGAGCCCGGTACAAGCAGTCCCGCCGCAGCAGCCGGGCGCGGGGCCAGCGCAGGGCAAGGCAGCACGGCAGAGGAGCAGGGACAGTGGCACAGGTAAAGCAGTGACATCCCCAGGGCAGCACAACGGCAGCACTGCCACAGCCCCGCTGCCTTCGAGGGAACTGATCCCAGGACACAGGCAACCATCCccagagcaaaaaaaatcccagatttcTTTCAGCTCAAAGATTAGCACACCCCAAGGGACCAATGTTCAGTTCATCAGACAAAAAGGAGTTCAAAACGATACCAAATCTGAAGTGTTTCACCAAGCAGAGCGCGCTGtcccagctcaggggctgggACAATAACCCAGCGGCCGCAGGAGgagcagctctcccagcggtgccctctccctccccagggcccctTTGGGtcagtggggtgctgggggtgctgggacccgCAGGCCAGAGAGAGAGGCACAACACTGCACCCTCCCTGAGCATCAGACAGCTCCACACCCTGGCTGGGAAAAGCCCCTGTCACCCAGGTCCCCAGGGGCAGGGACCAAAAGGAAAGTCACCTGGAATGGTGCACCCACATGCACCCACATGCACCCAACACCAAGCACCTCCTGCCTTCGCTAGCACCCCGTTCTCCCACCCTCCCTCGCACCGAACCCCGCTCTCCCCCCGTACGCACCTAAACCCGGGTCCAGGGAGAGCTGCAAGGAcgctgctgcagccagccagccgcCGGGAGCACCGGCCCTTGGGCAGAGAGGAGCAGCGAGAGGCTGCGGCGCAGGAGGGGCTGGCGGCGTGCCCGTGGGGggccagccagctgcagcccggTTCGGCCCCCTCCGGCAGCGCGACCCCCTCCaaccagcccctccagctgcagcGACCACGCTGCGCTTCATCCATCCGCCCCCGGCCCTTCCCGCTCCCCAGACAGCTGCAAAGTCCCTTTttgcagggatggagcagggaccTCCTCCGCCAGCCCCTCCAGCACCTGCAGGTTGGGGCTCAGAGCTGCCTCCTCTCAGTGCAAGCTCGTTTCCGACCATCCCAGGCTGTATTTTAACAGGATGCACGCAACGGACCTTCACACGGCCGCGCTCTGCAGCATGTGCCTCCCTCCCTAAGCTGTACCTTGCTTTTCTCCCGTGCACCGCGTTCGGGAGCATGCctggaagcagaagaaagcagatcTGCAAACCGAGCTGTCAGAGCTTTTTGAGAATATTTTCTCAGTTCTACACTTAATGGAAGGAAATTGGTGGGGACAACAAATCCGCCTGCCCAGATAACAGCCACTGCACGGATGTGACACCCAACGATGTCCCCTGCAAAAGACTTTGTGCAGGTAACCTATCAGCCGGGCATTCCTTGGCACGTGACAGTCCCAGATGTCCCCTTTCACATGCAGCCTGTAAAGAAACTGCAGAAATTCCTCTACCAGATGGGCATCCTTACAAGTATCCATCCAAATCAGGATTGCTCCCGCTAAGCAACTCGGAGACGACAGCGTTTCCGCACTGGTACTGTGCAAACGGAGGGGGACAGCCCATCCCAGCGCCGCTGCTCAGCCCCTTCCCGCGCACAGCCC
This Calonectris borealis chromosome 12, bCalBor7.hap1.2, whole genome shotgun sequence DNA region includes the following protein-coding sequences:
- the KIAA0513 gene encoding uncharacterized protein KIAA0513 homolog isoform X1, which encodes MEAPLDVPVGNLIDFDAETPACIPSEPSPPAVPSGNGHLGDVGDAAGEESDATESADSENDMGDSPRHWGGYRRSSSNESFSSSQSTESARDEAAAERREFMRHYVEKIFTGGEDLDQEEKARFGELCSGENGKGREWFARYVSAQRCNSKCVSEQTFYRLMQSFALVLFECHQMDDFSPAKNLMTMCFTYYYVGKTHALPLEAKEKPMGSIDSYLKSANSWLAEKKDIAERLLKNTSAKTENVKGFFGGLETKLKGPTTKKSDEGEDKPKEKLKKTVSVQSPEEEKKGEKIYLYMHLKQQPIWHNLRFWNAAFFDAVHCERRKRSPTTRGNAGEEEEKREKWCHMTQEERDDSLRFNENITFGQLGTFIHNMLAFGLNKKLCSDFLKKQATIGNLDEEQYKLLSDHIEQMATE
- the KIAA0513 gene encoding uncharacterized protein KIAA0513 homolog isoform X2, whose protein sequence is MEAPLDVPVGNLIDFDAETPACIPSEPSPPAVPSGNGHLGDVGDAAGEESDATESADSENDMGDSPRHWGGYRRSSSNESFSSSQSTESARDEAAAERREFMRHYVEKIFTGGEDLDQEEKARFGELCSGENGKGREWFARYVSAQRCNSKCVSEQTFYRLMQSFALVLFECHQMDDFSPAKNLMTMCFTYYYVGKTHALPLEAKEKPMGSIDSYLKSANSWLAEKKDIAERLLKNTSAKTENVKGFFGGLETKLKGPTTKKSDEGEDKPKEKLKKTVSVQSPEEEKKGEKIYLYMHLKQQPIWHNLRFWNAAFFDAVHCERRKRSPTTREKWCHMTQEERDDSLRFNENITFGQLGTFIHNMLAFGLNKKLCSDFLKKQATIGNLDEEQYKLLSDHIEQMATE